The sequence TATTCAAAAAGACTCCTCAAAGCATCTTAAGTGAAGTCTTTCCAGGTTTTATCCACAATGTCCAGGGCGGGCAGCTCCAAATACCTTTTCCCCCCTTAATGTCTGTTGACCACTCTGTGCCAATAATTACAGATGCTGGCTATCGAGCTGTGTAGCACTGTGACTGTGACCTATGGTTCATTCTTGAACTTGGATACGGTTTTAAAATTGTAACTCAAGAGCCAATTAGTGTCTGTTTTTTGCACTGCATGGGATCTTTACACTGTAAGTCCTGCTTTTACATATAAATGTATACATTTTCAATATAGAGCATCCACAGGTATTCattctgaaaacatttcaacTGTAAATACTTTCTTTCTGAAGTTTTTGATTGAAAATTGTGAAGTGTCCATGAAACTTCCACATAAAATGACTGATATCAGATATCAACCAGTATGCGCCTGTAGCCTTaatattttcagtatttgtttTCTACAAAGGGATAGGCAAAACAGCTCCCATCACATCATTTATCTACATTCCACATCTGATATTGAACAAAGtgaattttctttcttctttttgttcagTTTGGTTTGTGTTGccgtttgtttttaaatgtcattctgcatttctttttgaaGACAGATTCCTTAAATGCATAAAGGCTGAGATGACTAAGCTGTATCAAATCTGTCTAAAATGTCAACTCAGTAATCCCCTTGAGCCATTTTAGAGTTTTCATTTAAATCTCAgtttaaaagaatagaaaagagaGACAATTTGCCCATTAAGTCTAAACCTTTTAAGTAGGAATTACATTGGAAATGGCTGCACTCTCTGACTAAAACAAGCCGCAACACTTATCTGCCCTTCAGGGCTGCTGTTCAGAGTTATGAAATTACTTCCTCATTGCTCTTCTTTGGAACTGTTGATCTGTTTCCACAGAAGCACACGTCATCGCCTTCAGCATGTTGTagttgtcaaaataaaaacatagttACTTTTTAATATATGCAACTGAAAGAAACAACTTTATTCTGTATTTGGGTGATGTGAATCTTAATTTTCTGTTGTAtaaaaaagttcaaataaaTGTGAATACTTCTGAGTTGTGTTTCCTTCAACGAGACAAACAGGTTTGAATGATCCACAACAAGCTTTGTCCGCTGTGTGCTTTGGTACACCAATGAAATTTGGTAATGCATTTTTGAGATTATATCTTATACATAATTGAATTGACCATAATGCAAAATACAATTCAAAAGTATATACCTTAAGTAGGATACATGTTATTTGCTTTTTGGATCCCCATGTAGTAAATATGTGTACTTAAACATGACAGTGGACTAATGTAAACTAGTGTTTATGTGCTACTTAAAATAAAGACATCAAGCATTTATGGTGAGTGAAAGTCACTATATTCTATACTACAtagtgcatatgtgtgtgtgtgtgtgtgtgtgtgtgtgtgtgtgtgtgtgtgttctgtatcCTGTTGcttctgtgtgtatgtatatgtgtgtggctATGCTCAGTATTAGTGGTGGGCGCATAGGTTTAAAAGAAATGTTCACGCTTAACTGAACTGTACTGAACATGTACACTAAAAAGTCGAGGCCCTGTTGCAACATGTAAGGGAACGTCACCATTACTACACCATTGCTTGTGCTTCCACCTTGTGGTCTTAACATGAATAGATGCTATCTAGTAACTGTGCTGTGACTTAATaaagccaaaataaaaaatatactgACACTGACTTTCTGCAGCAGCTGACATATACAAAAATTCACATATCATGcaaacataatatatatttaCCTTTTCCCCCATGTTTATACAAGTTATTTTAAATTAACTGTAAACAACTGGTTAATAAACCAGCTTTTCTGTCTATATTCAACTATTGGAAAAGGATTAAAACACCTGTACAAGCAGCTTTACAACTCTCCTCCCACCTATAACCGCACTATTCCAATTCAACTCCACTTGAAGCAAATAACATGCAGTATACAATATTTTCTGTAACAGGAAGAGCCTGTGTGGTAGACTattggaggaggagcaggatcGTGTTAACTGTGAGTCTTCTGATTGGAAGAACCAGCCAGGTAGGAAGGGTGTCCCAGCATAACCTCTGATTTAATCTGAGCTCCTAAGAAATTTTCTGTTATTGCTGAAACTCCTGCTTTTGTACTGACCACCTTTTCCACTCACCTGAAGCACAGACTGGAGCATGCAACAACAAGGCCGGCTCAGGCTGAGGCCGTGGCTGGAGGAACAGATTCAGTCTGGGAGGTATCCAGGAGTCAGCTGGCTGGACCAGGTAGATCACCTTCTTCTTACCACCATATCTACATACAcctacacacatatacaaatacaacTGGGGTTTGGAAAGTTTCCTATAGTTAAAATCACAGTAGGTAAACATAATAAGGCATTTATTCTTAAATAATCCTGGGAATAATACAACAAAtcacagtttgttttctttttcattcaacaGTCAGCACGAATCTTCCAGATCCCATGGAAACATGCCGCTCGCCATGGTTGGAGTATTGAGCGAGATGCTACCCTTTTCCGGAGCTGGGCCATGCATACAGGTAAGAGCAAAACACTGACACTATGTGATTTGTTTCATCTGATTGTTTCTCGGCTCAATTCAGTCTGTTTTATCATCCATCTGTTGTACTGATCGCTCTTACTGATCAGAACAAAGTTCTTATGCTACATTTTTTTCACTGCACGCTCGTGTTTCAATACAGAGCAACAAGAACTACAAACAGAAACCACAGGAACATCCCACAAATAACTACCAAAATCAATCCCTGGGACAGAATCTCAGCGCTTTATTGATATTAGCGTTGAACTATAaagatatttatttgtttttacagtaaataGTAATAAAAATTATTACAAGTCTGATCAGGGATCTGTTAGGGAGCTGATATGCTCCCCTAAAAATATACATCTAACAAAAAGATCAGGATAATTACTTTATtcgcaaaaacaaaaacaacaaagtcatGGGAATGTTCAACACGGAATGTATTTTTTTAGGGTTACATACTTTAGAGAACAGATACAAAGTTTCTAAATGCTATTTAAATTGCATTGCAATCATTGTTTTAACGACCCTGATGAGATTTGCCTATAGACCGGTTTCTTCTGTTCTAGAAGTGTTTCCAGTGAAGAGCTCCACGGTTGTGTTGCTCAGTCTTTCTAGATCTACCACATTCCTGTTTACTTTCCAGCTAAGTGATGAGAGCTTGACGGCAACTTCAAATAAAACAAGCCTTATCCAATCAAACATAGACATGGTCTCTTTAAGGGTAAATAGTTGGCACTACAAGCTGTTGCAATGACGTTAGGGATGTCAGTTCAGTTCATGTAAGTCCCTTCTGACACTCTCCAGTTCCAAACTGAAGCATTCTAATACATGTTATCTTCCCAGATCATTTAACTGATATCTTCTCATGAGTAGTCTGATAACCTTCTTCTAGTAATTTAATACATAACACTGAGTAATTTTCCTCACTCCTTTTAGTGGATCACACAGTTTTCACAATTCACAgaatataaaacatatatttttcatAGTCTTCTATCCCCACATTATTGTTTTGGTCAATGCACAGAGAAGCATAAGTGCATGTGCGCATGTGTTAAACATGTTTCCGTCTTGGGAAAGTTGCGATTTATGACTGCATCTGCATCATGGGAAAGCTCCAGTTCACTTGCTGTGAATGCTCAAAGCGATCGAATTGCTGTCAAAGTACAACAttaaggcttaaaaaaaaacaagctctaaaaaagagacaaaacataTTCATGAACTGTCTGTGTAAAAACACGGTgtgaaataaatactaaattgaTTTGAACACAAACCATAAAAAGCTACATGGAGTTAAtgtcttaaataaaaaaaggtctTTGACATGAGACTTGTGGAAACCTTGATGAATGGGAGGTTTCAGTGGCCGCTGCATGTGCCCCTTTAATTCCTGTTAGCCCTTGTCTGCTGTAAGTGATCCATAGTGGATCTTAAAGCTCCGGTGATTTTATTACTTTAACAGTTCTTTTCAGAAGGCTGGCTGAGAGCCAAGTTAAACTGTTGTGCTAAATTTGAGAAAGGCGACCATAGACTGGATGAAGTCACCTGACAGCAGGGTTAATGATGAATGATGTTAACGATTCACCATTAAGCCTGGTCTGGCACCAGGTGATGGAGAATCTTGGTAACACTTCATGATAGGGCCCGCGATTAAGGGTTTAGTTCTTTtgtaattaaatggaatttcGAATGCTTAAACATGGGTACACTAGAATAAAGAGGTAAGAGATCAAGGTtttacaaacaaagaaacaattttACTGTGAGTACATTTAAGTACTGCATAAGTATCTTAATTATTTTGTAACTTTAGAGaggaaaaaatgtatttcccCCCATCTTACACTTTTTGGGAGTGTCTTGCCTATCTTGCCTAACTTAAAGttattttacaaaaaaggaGATTTAAATGCTTGTAAGGGATAACAGTCCTTTTCGCATTTCTATTGGTAAAataaagaagcatttgaaaaacAGACCATCCATGCACATCAACAcaatgaatattaaataaagatGTAGCAAAAATAAGGATGtaaaaatcttctttttctATGACTATCTTTAAGTATTTGTaggtaaatataattaaaatgtaatcttaaataaaatacattgaaaTTCCAATCCAAACAGGGGACCTACACCCTTAGTGGCATGTTGTGGTACAAACATGTGTTAAATGTGTGTAATAACACAATTTCGGAAAGCAGAACTAGGGAACAAGTCAAACATTATGCATACACTGGTTCTGATTTGATtacttgttgtttttattgacaGTTGGGCTAGTGTCATTACAAAGAGTTGAAACCAAAGGCTGTGATTTTCAAACTAATCAGTCAACCACTAACTAGTCTCTGAAGATTACCGTGTGGTCCTTTCCTTGGTACTACTTTAAGGCTTCAGGAATTTTGCAGTGCTTACGTTGATATGTGCTTTGTATTACTTCTTGTTCCCTTTATTCACTTTAATGAGAGGAAACCAAAAAGGGCATAGTGACATAGGTACACTGGTCAAACTACATCAGAATTTCCCTTTAAAAACCTTGTTTTGCTGGCCAcagctgtgtttttcttccccATTTTTACTATAGTACTTTATTCAGCAATCACATAAATAGAGATTGTTACAGTACACATAAAGTCTATCTATGTACTGACAAGTGACTGAACAGGTTCAGGCAGAAGCAATGCTTATATATGCCTGGCttacatttgtttcactatagCTAACCTACcctagaaaaggaaaagaaaacaacaaatacaaaataattcaCTCATAACACTAAAAAATATCTTCGTAAATCATTCTTTTGAAACCCAAAAATTAATTGCAGGATTAGTTCACATTTTTACCCCAACaagataaatataattttttattatttctagcTTTTTGTACAGTGAAAATATAAATACCTCTCAAATCTTAGACTAAAAAATAATTGTACACAGTCTGAGATGGACTTTGATTTTATGCAACTTTTTAAAGAACCAAATCGTGAAAGCCCATGCTGTGAGATTTTAGAAACAGTGGATTGGTGGGACCACAGTAACTTGGCTTGTTAATAATTAGTATCTAAAGGTACATTTAAAGGTTGATCCCCACAGTtccacacaataaaaaaaaatgtttgagcaTAATGGAGCAATTGCCTATATCGGTTATTGCAGGGCCTTATAGTTTACATCCACTGTTTTATACAAAATTggtagcattttttttctttattgcagtcagtgtgtttccacGTTCTTTTGTCTTCAATCAGAAACCAAGAAACTGCTACATGTACTACAATTTCTGTATCAGACTtgtagttcattttccttgtaCTTCCTGTTGATTtacaaaatttaataaattgagTTTCCTTAATTATAAGACACATCTGACTATATTTTAAGGACTTCACACATTCCAAATTGTGATATTACTGTTAAGTATGTTAATAGGTGCAGCCACACCTTTAACTCTATTTAACAGTATAAAGAGTTTGGCTGTAGCTGCCTTCCATTGTTTTCTGGACTATTTTTCAGCCTctataattacgcacacccatGAGTATGATTATCTCTAGTAAATCACAAGGAAGGTGTGCCCTAAAGCGTATTCTGTTTTGTTGTCACTCTAACTGGGACcatgatttttaaaacaaatattatgCTGTAACAAAGAAGCTGTGACACTTATAACTGAGGCCATCCATAGCCTAGTAAGGAGGATGTTTACTGAAGTCACTTGTGAAATGAGTAGGATCAGTTTCTCATTGACTTCTTTTCGATTTGGCTACTTGCAACCGGATGAGTTGCCCCCTGTTGGCCATTAGAAATATTGCAGGTTTAGAAGACGTGCTTTTGCTGTGTGCagcttttaaataaagtctGTATTTAAAACTATACACACCGCAGACTTCCCTAGCTACACACACCTGACCACAGTCTTTTTCTGACTTTATCATTAACCTTTCTGTATATGCTTCTTTAGGACGGTACCATCCAGGCAAAGATAAGCCAGATCCAAAGACATGGAAAGCAAATTTCCGCTGTGCCTTGAATTCTCTGCCTGACATCTGTGAGCTGCGAGAGCACAGCAAAAAGAGAGGCAGTAATGCCTACAGAGTCTACAGGATGCTGCCCagctcacaaacacagaaacgcAGAAGAGGTAAGATACAGACTTAAAGTGTATTTCCCAACTTTACCTGCAAACACTGGCCTCATGTTTCAGTCCTACTCTCTCTCCTCTCAGGGCTGCGGTTATTCGACCGATCCAGAGAAAGACAGACCAGTTTAGGTGAATGCACATCTAATGACATGCACAACACACAGATTTGGCAACCCACAACAACAAGGCCCATTACAGACATACCACAGAAGGTGGAAGCTGTTGCAGAGAACACATTTACCAGCATTCAAAGACAGGGTGAGATGCTTTGTCTTTAAAGTGCTCTGTTGGTGTTTTGGATGTAAGAGACACTTTGAAAAGATTGATGAGGGTTCTTGTTGGTATGCAGGGATGTGGGACGCCAAACCAGTGGACCAGGAACAGAGTGAGGCCGTCTTTAAGGTACTATATCTTAAATATGCTAACTAATCAAATGCAAACCAACAGTCTTGGTATTCTTGCAAAAACATGTGGGTTTTCCTCAGGAAACGAAAAATAATTGCTATGTAATTGAACTACATCATATTTGACTTAACCGAGATCAGTTTCCTGGGAATTTCTTTTTGCTGCAGTTTTGATTCTGTATGTGCTGCTCTGTATATCTGTTTGACtaactttcagtgttttgtttcctgcagCTGATGGATCACTTAAACAACACTGAGCTCTGGAACCAGACCGGGGAGCAGAGAGGATGGAGAACACACAATCTCTGGAACCACTGGCACTGTATGACgcttattttatttctgcaaaGTATTATTAGTCAATAGTTAAATGAAATGGTTATGAAAAAACATAACCCTTCTACTTCACGGTACTAAACTGCAGTACAGCATTTTACTGTATGTGGATTTAATGTAAACATTTCCAattatattcagttttattcatatagcgccaaatcacagcaacagttaaggtgctttgtattgtaaggtaaaccccctagaataatacagagaagacagagaaaTGCACTGTGGATAAGAGTCAGAGAttgataataactaatgattaaattaaattacatcctgaaatgttttaattttactcGGATAGAGTAAATGTAAACATGAACAGGAAGTGTGTTGTACtatatatttttgtataaaTATGGATTTTGGGGTGAGTAACACTGAGGGAAAGACTATgagaataacaaacaaacaaacacagctctATTAGGTAGATGAACGTTAAGCCTGACAgatcaaattcaatatattatGTGTACATGTAACAATCTGTAAAAGTGGgataaaattaaatgtattaaagGTGTGACAACAGCCATGATTGTTGCCatgactgtgtgtttatgtgctgttTTATGCTTCTCAGGTCCTGGAGATGATAACTCATATCCTCTGCACTCAGAGAACTGCAGCGATCTATTTGGTCCAAACTACATCAAGGAACTTTCCGACTGGTCCACACATCAGCAACCACTGATGCCATAGCTGTGCACCCAAGAACTCCATCTaccttctctttgtgtttactttgtgtgttttttcttttaagcttTCTTGCTAACCTTCATCCGTTTCCCTCTTATTGTTTTTCTGATAAGCTAATTGCAGGAAATAGGAGAAATGCGAGAGGGCAGGGAACATTGCTCTGTCATCCTCTCTGCTGAGCATGCTGGGATGAAGATCCAGTTCCAAGCCAAGCTTTACCTCTGTCAACATTACTTATGTTTAGATTTAGTGCCTAACACTCACAGAAATGACCCCAAGCTCGCAGATCTCATTTCATCGCAGTGCAGGATCAGTTTCTGTTCGCCCGTTTCAGTGAGCTTGACTGGATGTTTAGCCAGTAAATGAAGAGCaaagaataaacaaagaacaaagaataACAATTTGtaggtttgtgtttgtgagtggAGTTCAAATCTCACTTTACCTGCATTCACAGAAAGCTGACCCAATCTACAATACGGTGTATTCTATATCCTTGTCCATTTGTAATATGTGTGCGACTTCTACATTTGTAAATTAATTTTACCTtttgaaaaaaaactttccaacaTGAAatacaagtttgtttgttttttgtatcttttttaAGGCTATAGAttgttcagtgtgttttgtgtgttttagtgaATAATAcccatgttgttttttgtgtatattatttgtttatatattacattatatatataaataaacctgcttttacaaaatacacaaattacACAAGGGCATGAACTTGTCAGGATTCTTGACATCctgtgtgtatataaaaatgaatgcaaaaaatactgaattttAGTGTGTGATTAAAAAGCTGCCAAGTTTctactttttgattttttttttttccacatttattgcACGTTGTTTACATCCTGAAATATGTGAGGAGTATGATAACTCATTGTGATTGACAAGCATCCAAAACCCAATCCTGTGATGAATAACAAGGAACAGATGttacatttctattttttaaaacatctgcTTCACCTCATTCCTTGTTGTGTTAGGAGATATGAAACCATGTAACCAATGAATACAGCTTGAATCTTCTGATCTTATCTCGAAGTTGTATTCTTGAGCACAGCTTTTAAAGTTGTAGCTTTAAATCTTGATTAAAGCTTTAAATCTTTAATCTTGAACACAGCTTCACATGTTGGAATTACTAAGCCAATATGCCATTTGTAAGAAAACGGGAGCTACTGTGCATTAATTcaacataaaaactaaaatttcTGAAAACAGAGTTATCTAATTGCTATAACTGGCTAAAACCTAAAAACTTCAAACATGTGCTTTTAACAAATACATTAGTGTTTTTAATTGACACGTCTTTTTAACAGAAGACATTCGGGTCTATCACAGCAGAACAAGCAGAGTGCAAATAACACTTCACAAGagtgcaataaaaataccaGATGTTGATAAAGTGAATCTGCTATCAAGGATTACTATTAGAGACATTGTAGTTATTTATgggttgccacagcagatcatctaccTTCTTCACAGTCTATCCCTTACATCCTCTTCTGCCACATCAAACCTCTGCATGTCGACCTGTGCTGTTTCTGTGGATCTTCTCTTTGATTCTTTTTTGTACATACTTGTTAGATCCTTTGCCTATTGTATCTAATATAAACCTTGACTTTCTAACTTTAGCTCCAAACCAAGGTCTCCCTCTGATGTGCTTATTTCTAATCTTGCCAATTCCCTTTTTCCAGTTCGGGATCACAGAGGGATGGAGTCTATCCTAGTTATCGTGGGACCAAAtgtgtcatacactttggacaGATTACACATGGAGACAGAATCATCACCTCTCACATTCAATTAACCCAACAAGAATGCCTTGGGACTGCTGGTGTAAGGTGCATGCAGGTggagagagaacatgcaaagtcGGTACAGGCAGGCCTCAGCCAGCCAGCAGTTTTAGACTGAGAATCTTTAGCTGtgagtgctaaccactgcatcaCATATAAAAGTTGataattgttttaaatatttatgtataaatattttaaaaattgggTAGTTTAACAGTTAGAACATTTAATAGAGCATTCTCTGGCTCATTTTGTCTAAACGGTGAAATACCTTTGGGCAACATATTGAACCCTGAGATGCCCTTGATGTATTCATCACAGTGCAAGTCTGCCTGTCAGTGTTAAACAAAGCGATAAGAAATAGATAAAAGTGCTACATAAATGTGTGCGCAATTGCGTGAATGAGACTTTGAGCGCTCAAAATTAGTTGCTATCAGTATCATGCAAGCATCGGGAAATGTCAGCCACTAATTGCCCAACTTTTGTTAATAAGGTTCCTCTTTGCAGCATTCAACACTCAAATGTATTAACAATCTAAAAGTATATCCAAGTATGCTCCACGGGCAGTATTTCATTCTGGGGTGAGAACTCTTACTGTAAAATTCTACTAGATTTATATAAagtaaaattttgtattgtattaaaaatgtatcgtCTTTGTTACACTGATGCTTTCACTGCTTTCctcttaaaaatgaaaagatggaATACACATTTGGTGAAACATCAACGTATAACATTTATTGGCTTATTCTGAAAATGCAATAAAGGAAAGATGATTTTCCCTTTAAAGTGAGAACTACACATTAGGCAGATTCTGAGGGTGGGCGGGGTGGGGGATTTTGccaactacacctttcttgtaatattatacagaaatatATGAATCTGAGAAAGCGTGGAGCCATCACTTTTATACATCATGTAATAACAGTGTCATCATAAAATAAGCCCTGTGACAGGAATCCAAACACAAAACTGTTAAGTCACATTCAAACAGTCCACTGGCACAGCCTGCTGGTCACATAATGTACTGCAATCCAAGTATGACTGCACATTCTACAGCATTTATCCCAgagctggaaaacaaacaaacaaaaaacacaaaacaaaaacgtgtaCATGTATGTGGATCCATCTGCACATAGGAATAACTACAGAAACACAGATGTTTGTTACAATGTTTCAACCTGATGAATCTTAAATCTGTCCGGGGTTATGGGCAAAGTACTTGCAAGAAGTCTTAAGGCTGATATAAGAAATTTGACAACATCAGTTAAATGTATTCTATGATTTGAAGTACCAACATCAAATGAGACGTTTTCTTTGTACCATAGAAATGTTGACAATAGCACTCATTTAACACCAATCTACATGCTTGACTTAATACATTCAACACATTTTGTCGCTGAAATAGTCAATCAATATGATGTACAAAGAGGACAAACAATGACATTTATTAGGTCCAGGCCTGCTGGTTTGCTCAGCACTTTTGATCTTTctgcttagattttttttcttaagatgGACCCTAATTCAGAAATTTGGACAACAACAATAATTccaagggaaaaaacaaaatcaaaaagacATTCTAGTCTGATCACTGACATGACTGACAACTAGAATAACCAGGCAATAagatctgtttttattattttttccccaaataGGAAAATTATGTGCTTGAAGGTTAAAAACACTGGCAAACTGTGAATAAAGTAATGTCCAAGACGGTCAGGTGGTGTGTTAATACTTTTagtaaaaaattattattatttttttttaaaacaaaataaggtTATATGTAGCAATAATTCAAAACAGAAGCAACATAAGCTCAAACACTGCGACAAAGGTGGGTCACATGTGGCTGGAAGTCATCAAGCTGCATTTATCAGCTGTAACAGTCATGGCAGGTTAGTTTAAGAAAAAGG comes from Astatotilapia calliptera chromosome 1, fAstCal1.2, whole genome shotgun sequence and encodes:
- the irf1a gene encoding interferon regulatory factor 1a; translated protein: MQQQGRLRLRPWLEEQIQSGRYPGVSWLDQSARIFQIPWKHAARHGWSIERDATLFRSWAMHTGRYHPGKDKPDPKTWKANFRCALNSLPDICELREHSKKRGSNAYRVYRMLPSSQTQKRRRGLRLFDRSRERQTSLGECTSNDMHNTQIWQPTTTRPITDIPQKVEAVAENTFTSIQRQGMWDAKPVDQEQSEAVFKLMDHLNNTELWNQTGEQRGWRTHNLWNHWHCPGDDNSYPLHSENCSDLFGPNYIKELSDWSTHQQPLMP